From one Mycobacterium colombiense CECT 3035 genomic stretch:
- a CDS encoding acyl-CoA thioesterase has product MSVGFIAPVPVRWSDIDMYQHVNHATMVTILEEARVQFLREAFEVDILTIGLLIAEVKVTYKGQLRLVDSPLQVTMWTKRLRAVDFTLGYEVRSVAADPESKPAVIAESQLAAVHIEEERLVRLSPQHREYLQRWIR; this is encoded by the coding sequence TTGAGCGTCGGCTTCATCGCCCCCGTGCCAGTGCGCTGGTCGGACATCGACATGTACCAGCACGTCAACCACGCGACCATGGTCACGATCCTCGAGGAGGCCCGCGTCCAGTTCCTGCGTGAGGCCTTCGAGGTCGACATCTTGACCATCGGGTTACTCATCGCCGAGGTCAAGGTGACGTACAAAGGGCAGCTGCGGCTGGTGGATTCGCCGCTGCAGGTCACCATGTGGACCAAGCGGCTGCGGGCGGTCGACTTCACGCTGGGCTACGAGGTGCGCTCGGTTGCCGCGGACCCGGAGTCGAAGCCCGCCGTCATCGCCGAGTCGCAACTGGCGGCCGTCCACATCGAGGAGGAGCGGCTGGTGCGCCTCTCGCCACAGCATCGGGAGTATCTGCAGCGGTGGATCAGGTAG
- a CDS encoding NAD-glutamate dehydrogenase, with product MTIDPGARHDLEPWTTFTRQQDIPEWISRAYVESYRGPHSDESGGAETRPIDLTVPAAIVTPAMLSAHYRLGLHRPAGQSRVAVYPAEDPAGFGPALQVVTDHGGMLMDSVTVLLHRLGVPYTAIMTPVFEVQRSPEGDLLRVEPKAEGASQYAGEAWIHVQLLPSVDSKGLAEVERLLPKVLADVQQVASDAADLIAALSDLAAQVDANADNHFSAPDRDDVAALLRWLGNGNFLLLGYQRCHVHDGQVSGDGSPGLGVLRTRTGSRPRLTDDDRLLVLAQSVVGSYLRYGAYPYAIAVREYVDGAVIEHRFVGLFTVAAMNADVLEIPTISRRVREALAMADSDPIHPGQLLLDVIQTVPRSELFTLSAERLLAMAKAVVDLGPQRNALLFLRADRLQYFVSCLVYLPRDRYTTAVRLQIEDILVHEFGGTRLEFTARVSESPWALMHFMVRLPSDGPGAAPVDVSEDNRIRIQALLSEAARTWSDRLVAAAAEGAVGHADAEYYAAAFPEVYKQAVSPADAIDHIAIIGELQDNSVKLVFTEADDGTAQLTWFLGGRTASLSQLLPMLQSMGVVVLEERPFTVNRSDGLPVWIYQFKISPHPTIRLASTQDERDAMAERFADAVTAIWHGRLEIDRFNELVMRAGLRWQQVVLLRAYAKYLRQANFPYSQSYIESVLNEHPSTARSLVALFEALFDPDPDSSAGRDAQAAAAAVAADIDALVSLDTDRILRAFASLVQATLRTNYFVTSEGSARARNVLAIKLDAQLVDELPLPRPKYEIFVYSPRVEGVHLRFGPVARGGLRWSDRRDDFRTEILGLVKAQAVKNAVIVPVGAKGGFVLKRPPLPTGDAAADRDASRAEGVACYQLFISGLLDVTDNVDHATGKVSPPTEVIRRDGDDAYLVVAADKGTATFSDIANDVAKSYGFWLGDAFASGGSVGYDHKAMGITAKGAWEAVKRHFREMDIDTQTEDFTVVGIGDMSGDVFGNGMLLSKHIRLLAAFDHRHIFLDPDPDAARSWEERRRMFDLPRSSWEDYDTSLISEGGGVYSREHKAIPVSPQVRDALGIEGDIAEMTPPNLIKAILQAPVDLLFNGGIGTYIKAESESDADVGDRANDPVRVNGSQVRAKVIGEGGNLGVTALGRVEFDLAGGRINTDAMDNSAGVDCSDHEVNIKILIDSLVTAGKVKPEERKPLLESMTDEVAQLVLTDNDDQNDLIGTSRANAASLLPVHARLIQYLVDERGIHRELEALPSEKEIARRAEAGIGLTSPEMCTLMAHMKLGLKEEMLETELTEQDVFASRLPMYFPKPLRERFTPEIRTHQLRREIVTTMLINDLVDTAGISYAFRIVEDVGVGSVDAVRTYVATDAIFGVGETWRRIRAAKLPVALSDRLTLDTRRLIDRAGRWLLNYRPQPLAVGAEINRFAAKVQALTPRMSEWLRGDDKAIVEKEAAEFTSQGAPEDLAYSVAAGLYRFSLLDIIDIGDINDIDAAEVADTYFALMDRLGTDGLLTAVSELPRRDRWHSLARLAIRDDIYASLRSLCFDVLAVGEPDESGEEKIAEWEHLSASRVERARRTLIEIQESGDKDLATLSVAARQIRRMTRTSGRGSSS from the coding sequence CCGGCCCGCCGGCCAGAGCCGCGTCGCGGTCTACCCGGCCGAAGACCCCGCCGGGTTCGGGCCGGCCCTGCAGGTCGTCACCGATCACGGCGGCATGCTGATGGATTCCGTCACGGTGCTGCTGCACCGGCTCGGCGTCCCGTACACGGCGATCATGACGCCGGTGTTCGAAGTGCAGCGCAGCCCCGAGGGCGACCTGCTGCGCGTCGAGCCGAAAGCCGAAGGCGCATCGCAATACGCCGGCGAGGCGTGGATCCACGTGCAGCTGCTGCCGTCGGTCGACAGCAAGGGACTCGCCGAGGTAGAACGCCTGCTGCCCAAGGTGCTGGCCGACGTGCAACAGGTCGCCAGCGACGCGGCAGATCTGATCGCCGCGCTGAGCGATCTGGCCGCGCAGGTCGACGCCAACGCCGACAACCACTTCTCCGCGCCGGACCGCGACGACGTCGCCGCGCTGCTGCGTTGGCTGGGCAACGGAAACTTCCTCCTGCTCGGCTACCAGCGCTGCCACGTGCACGACGGCCAGGTGTCCGGTGACGGCTCGCCCGGCCTCGGCGTGCTGCGCACCCGCACCGGCTCGCGCCCGCGGCTGACCGACGACGACAGGTTGCTGGTGCTCGCGCAATCGGTGGTGGGCAGCTACCTGCGCTACGGCGCCTACCCGTACGCCATCGCCGTCCGCGAATACGTCGACGGCGCCGTGATCGAGCACCGGTTCGTCGGGCTGTTCACGGTGGCCGCCATGAACGCCGATGTCCTGGAAATCCCGACGATTTCGCGCCGGGTCCGGGAGGCGCTGGCGATGGCAGACAGCGACCCGATCCACCCGGGCCAGCTGCTGCTCGACGTCATCCAGACCGTTCCCCGCTCGGAGTTGTTCACGCTCAGCGCCGAACGGCTCCTCGCGATGGCCAAAGCGGTGGTGGATCTGGGACCGCAGCGCAACGCGTTGCTGTTCCTGCGCGCCGACCGGCTGCAGTACTTCGTTTCCTGCCTGGTGTACCTGCCCCGCGACCGCTACACCACGGCGGTGCGGCTGCAGATCGAAGACATCCTGGTCCACGAATTCGGCGGCACCCGGCTGGAATTCACCGCCCGGGTCAGCGAATCGCCTTGGGCCCTCATGCATTTCATGGTCCGGCTGCCGTCCGACGGCCCCGGCGCCGCGCCGGTCGACGTCTCCGAAGACAACCGCATCCGCATTCAGGCGCTGCTGAGCGAAGCCGCGCGCACCTGGAGCGACCGGCTGGTCGCCGCCGCCGCGGAGGGCGCCGTGGGGCATGCCGACGCCGAGTACTACGCGGCCGCGTTCCCCGAGGTCTACAAGCAGGCCGTCTCGCCGGCCGACGCGATCGACCACATTGCCATCATCGGTGAGCTGCAAGACAATTCGGTCAAGCTGGTGTTCACCGAGGCCGACGACGGCACGGCCCAGCTGACCTGGTTCCTGGGCGGACGCACGGCCTCGCTGAGCCAGCTGCTGCCGATGCTGCAGAGCATGGGCGTGGTGGTGCTCGAGGAGCGCCCCTTCACCGTCAACCGGTCCGACGGGCTGCCGGTGTGGATCTACCAGTTCAAGATCTCGCCGCATCCGACCATCCGGCTGGCCTCGACGCAGGACGAGCGCGACGCGATGGCCGAGCGGTTCGCCGACGCGGTCACCGCGATCTGGCACGGCCGGCTGGAGATCGACCGGTTCAACGAGCTGGTGATGCGCGCGGGCCTGCGCTGGCAGCAGGTCGTGCTGTTGCGTGCCTACGCAAAGTACCTGCGGCAGGCCAACTTTCCCTACAGCCAGTCCTACATCGAGTCGGTGCTCAACGAGCATCCCTCGACCGCGCGATCACTCGTCGCGCTGTTCGAGGCGCTGTTCGACCCCGACCCCGATTCGTCGGCGGGCCGCGATGCACAGGCCGCCGCGGCGGCGGTCGCCGCCGACATCGACGCGCTGGTGAGCCTGGACACCGACCGCATTCTGCGTGCCTTCGCGTCGCTGGTGCAGGCCACGCTGCGAACCAATTACTTTGTGACGAGCGAGGGTTCGGCCCGCGCCCGCAACGTGCTGGCGATCAAGCTGGACGCCCAGCTGGTCGACGAGCTGCCGCTGCCGCGCCCCAAATACGAGATCTTCGTCTACTCGCCGCGGGTCGAGGGCGTGCACCTGCGGTTCGGCCCGGTGGCCCGTGGCGGCCTGCGCTGGTCGGACCGTCGCGACGACTTCCGCACCGAGATCCTGGGCCTGGTCAAGGCGCAGGCGGTGAAGAACGCCGTCATCGTGCCGGTCGGCGCCAAGGGCGGGTTCGTCCTCAAGCGGCCGCCGCTGCCCACCGGCGATGCCGCCGCCGACCGCGATGCCAGCCGCGCCGAGGGCGTCGCCTGCTATCAGCTGTTCATCTCCGGCCTGCTCGACGTCACCGACAACGTCGACCATGCAACCGGAAAGGTCAGCCCGCCAACCGAAGTCATCCGGCGCGACGGCGACGACGCCTACCTGGTGGTGGCGGCGGACAAGGGCACCGCCACCTTCTCCGACATCGCCAACGACGTCGCGAAGTCCTACGGATTCTGGCTGGGCGACGCGTTCGCCTCCGGCGGGTCGGTCGGCTACGACCACAAGGCCATGGGCATCACCGCCAAGGGCGCGTGGGAGGCCGTCAAACGGCACTTCCGGGAGATGGACATCGACACCCAGACCGAGGACTTCACCGTCGTCGGAATCGGCGACATGAGCGGCGACGTCTTCGGCAACGGCATGCTGCTGAGCAAGCACATCCGGCTGCTCGCCGCCTTCGACCACCGGCACATCTTCTTGGATCCCGATCCCGACGCCGCGCGCTCGTGGGAGGAACGCCGGCGGATGTTCGACCTGCCGCGGTCCAGCTGGGAGGACTACGACACGTCGCTGATCAGCGAGGGCGGCGGCGTGTACAGCCGTGAGCACAAGGCGATTCCGGTCAGCCCCCAGGTCCGCGACGCGCTGGGCATCGAGGGCGACATCGCCGAGATGACGCCGCCCAACCTGATCAAGGCGATCCTGCAGGCGCCGGTGGACCTGCTGTTCAACGGCGGCATCGGCACCTACATCAAGGCCGAGTCCGAGTCCGACGCCGACGTCGGCGACCGCGCCAACGATCCGGTCCGGGTCAACGGAAGCCAGGTGCGCGCCAAGGTGATCGGTGAGGGCGGCAACCTCGGCGTGACCGCGCTGGGGCGCGTCGAGTTCGATCTGGCGGGCGGGCGGATCAACACCGACGCGATGGACAACTCGGCCGGCGTGGACTGCTCGGACCACGAGGTCAACATCAAGATCTTGATCGACTCGCTGGTGACCGCCGGCAAGGTCAAACCGGAGGAGCGCAAACCGCTGCTGGAGTCGATGACCGACGAGGTCGCGCAGCTGGTGCTCACCGACAACGACGACCAGAACGACCTGATCGGCACCAGCCGCGCGAACGCGGCGAGCCTGCTGCCGGTGCACGCCAGGCTGATTCAGTACCTGGTGGACGAGCGCGGCATCCACCGCGAACTCGAGGCGCTGCCCTCGGAGAAGGAGATCGCGCGCCGCGCCGAGGCAGGCATCGGGCTTACCTCGCCGGAGATGTGCACCCTGATGGCGCACATGAAGCTCGGCCTCAAGGAGGAGATGCTCGAGACCGAGCTGACCGAGCAGGATGTGTTCGCCTCCCGGCTGCCGATGTACTTCCCGAAACCGTTGCGGGAACGGTTCACTCCGGAGATCCGCACGCATCAGCTGCGCCGCGAGATCGTCACCACCATGCTGATCAACGACCTGGTGGACACCGCCGGTATCAGCTACGCCTTCCGCATCGTCGAAGACGTCGGCGTCGGATCCGTCGACGCGGTGCGCACCTACGTTGCCACCGACGCCATCTTCGGGGTGGGAGAGACGTGGCGGCGCATCCGTGCGGCCAAACTGCCCGTCGCACTGTCGGATCGGCTCACGCTGGACACCCGGCGGCTGATCGACCGCGCCGGACGCTGGCTGCTCAACTATCGTCCGCAGCCGCTGGCGGTCGGCGCCGAGATCAACCGGTTCGCCGCCAAGGTCCAGGCCCTGACGCCACGCATGTCGGAATGGCTGCGCGGCGACGACAAGGCCATCGTGGAAAAGGAGGCCGCCGAATTCACCTCCCAGGGCGCACCCGAAGACCTCGCCTATTCGGTGGCCGCCGGCCTCTACCGCTTCAGCCTGCTCGACATCATCGACATCGGTGACATCAACGACATCGACGCCGCCGAGGTCGCCGACACCTACTTCGCGCTGATGGACCGGCTCGGCACCGACGGGCTCTTGACGGCGGTGTCCGAACTGCCCCGCCGGGATCGCTGGCATTCTCTGGCGCGCTTGGCGATTCGTGACGATATCTATGCTTCGCTGCGGTCGCTGTGCTTCGACGTGCTCGCCGTGGGGGAGCCCGACGAAAGCGGTGAAGAGAAGATCGCCGAGTGGGAACACCTGAGCGCGTCCAGGGTGGAGCGGGCCCGCCGCACACTGATCGAGATTCAGGAAAGCGGGGACAAGGATCTCGCTACGCTGTCCGTCGCCGCGCGACAAATCCGTCGCATGACCCGCACCAGTGGAAGAGGATCGTCAAGTTGA